Proteins encoded together in one Maricaulis maris window:
- a CDS encoding DUF805 domain-containing protein, with amino-acid sequence MSLNDFILQPADAQRVLFGSAGKLGPKAFAQGLIAIVVVNLLIQFLTLVPGLGLIFGLIGIVVGLASIYAWVCIYSKRFHDAGKSGWMTVAAIFGVIVVALIVSAVLMPVFGVSLTANAGMIGGTPGSVMASNLSSLIANAAIGYFVYRL; translated from the coding sequence ATGTCGCTCAATGATTTCATTCTGCAACCCGCTGATGCCCAGCGGGTCCTGTTCGGATCCGCCGGAAAACTGGGGCCGAAGGCCTTCGCCCAGGGTCTGATCGCCATTGTTGTGGTCAATCTGCTGATCCAGTTCCTGACCCTTGTTCCGGGGCTTGGCCTGATTTTCGGGCTGATCGGGATCGTGGTCGGTCTGGCCTCGATCTACGCCTGGGTCTGTATTTATTCCAAGCGCTTCCATGATGCCGGCAAGTCCGGCTGGATGACGGTTGCCGCCATTTTCGGGGTGATTGTTGTCGCGCTCATCGTCAGCGCTGTCCTGATGCCGGTTTTCGGGGTCAGCCTGACCGCCAATGCCGGAATGATTGGCGGCACACCGGGCAGTGTGATGGCATCCAATCTCTCAAGCCTGATCGCCAATGCGGCGATCGGCTATTTCGTCTACCGGCTCTAG
- a CDS encoding DUF805 domain-containing protein → MDWQFLLFNPNGRIGPRDYWIGVAIIIGGNLLADVLPVLGGLLWLLLIWVGLCVYGKRLHDAGRSAALHAIPWAVNFVIMVLALMMLGGAILTAIMNGREIGLGLLLSAGGGLLSLGALSVLVWAGYTLWLGLALGDAGDNAYGPGPALDGAAVVHDPDPHGVSDAPANPPADPTNPVNTDTATDTDTGTAR, encoded by the coding sequence ATGGACTGGCAGTTTCTCCTGTTCAACCCCAACGGCCGGATCGGACCGCGGGATTACTGGATTGGTGTCGCGATCATCATCGGCGGGAATTTGCTGGCCGACGTTCTTCCCGTTCTTGGCGGGCTGCTCTGGCTGCTGCTGATCTGGGTCGGACTGTGTGTCTATGGCAAGCGCCTGCACGACGCCGGCCGCAGCGCAGCGCTGCATGCGATCCCGTGGGCCGTCAATTTCGTCATCATGGTGCTGGCCCTGATGATGCTCGGTGGCGCCATTCTGACCGCCATCATGAATGGCCGCGAGATCGGCCTTGGTCTGCTCCTGTCGGCCGGCGGCGGCCTGCTCTCGCTGGGGGCGCTGAGTGTGTTGGTGTGGGCCGGCTATACACTCTGGCTTGGCCTAGCGCTGGGCGATGCGGGTGACAATGCCTACGGACCGGGGCCCGCCCTCGACGGCGCGGCTGTGGTCCACGATCCGGATCCGCATGGCGTATCAGACGCGCCGGCGAATCCGCCGGCCGACCCGACAAATCCCGTCAACACGGATACGGCTACAGACACGGATACGGGCACGGCCCGTTAG
- a CDS encoding RluA family pseudouridine synthase encodes MSGVQTIKVEASEDGSRVDRWFKRRFPHVSAIMVQKLCRKGQIRVDGGRVKGDSRVLEGQEIRIPPLPEPGERPPANRLSDADIEYVKSLVIYEDNELIAFNKPAGLAVQGGSKTTRHLDGLLDAFGEGLDRPRLVHRLDKDTSGILIVGKGPKATARLAKAFQSHKTRKTYWAIAIGVPKPKKGEIKGFMRKAASVGVDSERETMVAAGHGDDGAVHALTRYVVIGEAGQKASWVALRPVTGRTHQLRVHLAAMGTAILGDKKYTCHRPAPEDLGRRLCLHARRLEIPRPGGKPLVLKADLPPALKKIYDTLGFSIKEIDETDIEEDLA; translated from the coding sequence ATGAGCGGTGTCCAGACGATCAAGGTCGAAGCCAGCGAAGACGGCTCCCGTGTCGATCGCTGGTTCAAGCGGCGGTTCCCGCATGTCTCGGCCATCATGGTCCAGAAGCTGTGCCGCAAGGGACAGATCCGGGTCGATGGCGGCCGGGTGAAGGGCGATAGCCGGGTCCTCGAGGGCCAGGAAATCCGTATCCCGCCGCTGCCCGAGCCAGGCGAGCGCCCGCCCGCCAACCGCCTGTCCGACGCCGATATCGAGTATGTGAAGTCGCTGGTTATCTATGAGGACAATGAGCTGATCGCCTTCAACAAGCCCGCTGGCCTGGCGGTACAGGGTGGCTCGAAGACGACACGCCACCTCGATGGCTTGCTGGATGCTTTCGGCGAGGGCCTCGACCGGCCACGCCTGGTGCACCGGCTGGACAAGGACACCTCCGGTATCCTGATCGTCGGCAAGGGACCCAAGGCGACCGCGCGGCTCGCCAAGGCCTTCCAGTCTCACAAGACCCGCAAGACCTATTGGGCGATCGCCATCGGTGTTCCCAAGCCCAAGAAGGGCGAGATCAAGGGTTTCATGCGCAAGGCCGCCTCGGTCGGCGTCGACAGTGAGCGCGAGACCATGGTCGCCGCCGGTCATGGCGATGACGGTGCCGTGCATGCGCTGACCCGCTACGTGGTCATTGGCGAGGCGGGGCAGAAGGCGTCCTGGGTGGCGCTGCGTCCGGTCACCGGCCGTACCCACCAGCTGCGCGTCCATCTGGCGGCGATGGGCACCGCCATTCTCGGCGACAAGAAATACACCTGTCACCGTCCGGCACCGGAAGATCTCGGCCGTCGCCTCTGCCTGCATGCCCGCCGTCTGGAAATTCCGCGCCCGGGCGGCAAGCCGCTCGTCCTCAAGGCCGATCTGCCACCGGCGCTGAAGAAGATCTACGACACGCTCGGCTTTTCCATCAAGGAAATCGACGAGACGGATATCGAGGAGGATCTGGCCTGA
- a CDS encoding acetyl-CoA carboxylase biotin carboxylase subunit: MFKKILIANRGEIAVRVIKTCRRLGIATVAVYSEADADSLAVEMADEAVFIGPPAPGESYLVLDKILDAVKQTGADAVHPGFGFLSENPALPKALEKAGVGWIGPNIHAIDAMGDKIRSKQLAAKAGVSTIPGADGEIADADTALAAAKAIGYPVMLKASAGGGGKGMRIARNDGEVKEGFKAARNEAKSSFGDDRILIEKFIEEPRHIEIQVMGDKHGHVIHLNERECSIQRRNQKVLEEAPSPFLDKKTREAMGAQAVSLAAAVDYDSAGTVEFIVDKDKNFYFLEMNTRLQVEHPVTELTTDVDLVELMIRSAFGEKLGISQRDVPIKGWAVEARLYAEDPYRGFLPSIGRLKRFQEPAEGKLGQGTLRIDAGVREGDEISLFYDPMIAKVIGYGKDRETAIDTLAAALDRLHVEGLQSNAPFLSAVLDEADFRAGRIHTGYIAEHYPEGFHGTAPREEQLVAMTCAAAFVHETFVRRAAQIEGRMRPASEPDIREWVVLLDKRRIPVEIEMTGPGRASLWAPSLASERLEIETAWRAGQHLFEATINGDTIALEFADRTEGYQLRHRGFSATALVCTARAAELHALLPEKEKPDMAKLVVSPMPGLVVSLEVEVGQTVKTGEPLVIVEAMKMENVLRAETDGTIKTITVEPGASVAADELLVEFE, encoded by the coding sequence ATGTTCAAGAAGATCCTGATCGCCAATCGCGGCGAGATCGCGGTACGCGTCATCAAGACCTGCCGCCGTCTCGGCATCGCCACTGTCGCGGTCTACTCCGAGGCTGACGCCGACAGTCTTGCCGTCGAAATGGCGGACGAGGCCGTCTTCATCGGGCCGCCGGCGCCGGGCGAGAGCTATCTCGTGCTCGACAAGATCCTCGACGCGGTCAAGCAGACCGGTGCCGATGCGGTGCATCCCGGCTTCGGCTTCCTGTCGGAAAATCCGGCCCTGCCCAAGGCGCTCGAGAAGGCGGGGGTCGGCTGGATCGGCCCGAATATCCACGCCATCGACGCGATGGGCGACAAGATCCGCTCCAAGCAGCTTGCCGCCAAGGCCGGTGTCTCCACCATCCCCGGTGCCGACGGCGAGATCGCCGATGCCGATACCGCGCTCGCAGCTGCCAAGGCGATCGGCTACCCGGTCATGCTCAAGGCCTCGGCCGGTGGTGGCGGCAAGGGCATGCGGATCGCGCGCAATGATGGCGAGGTCAAGGAAGGCTTCAAGGCGGCCCGCAACGAGGCCAAGTCGTCCTTCGGCGATGACCGGATCCTGATCGAGAAATTCATCGAGGAGCCGCGTCATATCGAGATCCAGGTGATGGGCGACAAGCACGGCCACGTCATCCATCTCAATGAACGCGAATGCTCGATCCAGCGCCGCAACCAGAAAGTCCTGGAAGAGGCTCCGTCGCCCTTCCTCGACAAGAAGACCCGTGAGGCGATGGGCGCGCAGGCCGTGTCGCTGGCCGCTGCGGTCGACTATGACAGCGCCGGCACGGTCGAGTTCATCGTCGACAAGGACAAGAATTTCTACTTCCTCGAGATGAATACCCGCCTGCAGGTCGAACATCCGGTCACCGAGCTGACTACCGATGTCGACCTTGTCGAGCTGATGATCCGCTCCGCCTTCGGCGAGAAGCTGGGCATCAGCCAGCGCGATGTGCCGATCAAGGGCTGGGCGGTCGAGGCACGGCTTTACGCCGAGGATCCTTATCGTGGCTTCCTGCCTTCGATCGGTCGTCTCAAGCGCTTCCAGGAACCGGCCGAGGGCAAGCTCGGCCAGGGTACGCTGCGCATTGATGCCGGTGTTCGCGAAGGCGACGAGATCTCGCTCTTCTATGATCCGATGATCGCCAAGGTAATCGGCTACGGCAAGGATCGCGAGACCGCGATCGACACGCTCGCCGCGGCGCTGGACCGGCTCCATGTCGAAGGCCTGCAGTCCAACGCGCCCTTCCTATCGGCCGTGCTCGACGAGGCCGATTTCCGGGCCGGTCGCATTCATACCGGCTATATTGCCGAGCATTATCCCGAGGGCTTCCACGGCACGGCGCCGCGCGAGGAACAGCTGGTCGCGATGACCTGCGCTGCCGCTTTTGTGCACGAGACCTTCGTGCGCCGCGCGGCGCAGATCGAGGGCCGCATGCGCCCGGCCAGCGAGCCGGATATCCGCGAATGGGTGGTTCTGCTCGACAAGCGCCGCATCCCGGTCGAGATCGAGATGACCGGTCCCGGTCGCGCCTCACTCTGGGCCCCGTCGCTGGCCTCGGAAAGGCTCGAGATCGAAACCGCCTGGCGCGCCGGGCAGCACCTGTTCGAAGCGACCATCAATGGCGACACCATTGCCCTTGAGTTCGCGGACCGCACCGAAGGCTACCAGCTGCGCCATCGCGGTTTCTCGGCGACGGCCCTGGTCTGCACGGCCCGCGCCGCCGAGCTGCATGCCCTTCTCCCGGAGAAGGAAAAGCCGGACATGGCCAAGCTGGTCGTATCGCCGATGCCGGGCCTTGTGGTCTCGCTCGAGGTCGAGGTTGGCCAAACCGTCAAGACCGGCGAGCCGTTGGTGATCGTCGAGGCGATGAAAATGGAAAACGTGCTGCGCGCAGAGACCGACGGAACGATCAAGACCATCACGGTCGAACCCGGCGCCTCGGTTGCGGCCGATGAGCTCCTGGTGGAGTTCGAATAG
- a CDS encoding ATP12 family chaperone protein — protein sequence MTYETKPGVKIPTRENALPKRFYEAVDVVELEAGFAVHLDGRPVKSPARRALTLPTRNLAELVASEWAAQGERIDAPAMPATRLCFVAIDLIPDARDATIAEVTKYATTDLLCFRAPEPPELTMSQAAAWDPILAWAEETLGVHFAPATGLMPIDQDPVALQRVMHHASGLDTWRLTTLAHVTAVCGSALLGLSLIHGRIDGEQAFVLAHIDEHFQISQWGEDHEASERLARLRTELRTMGEVLRALDAAPDA from the coding sequence GTGACCTATGAAACCAAGCCCGGGGTGAAAATCCCGACGCGCGAGAACGCCCTGCCCAAACGCTTCTACGAGGCGGTGGATGTGGTGGAGCTCGAGGCCGGCTTCGCGGTTCACCTCGATGGACGCCCGGTCAAGTCGCCGGCGCGCCGGGCCCTGACCCTGCCAACCCGGAATCTGGCCGAGCTTGTCGCTTCCGAGTGGGCGGCCCAGGGCGAGCGCATCGACGCCCCGGCCATGCCGGCCACCCGGCTGTGCTTTGTCGCGATCGATCTGATCCCGGATGCCCGCGACGCGACCATCGCCGAGGTCACCAAGTATGCAACCACAGACCTGCTCTGCTTCCGGGCTCCCGAGCCGCCTGAACTGACCATGTCCCAGGCCGCGGCCTGGGATCCGATCCTGGCCTGGGCGGAGGAGACGCTCGGCGTCCATTTTGCTCCGGCGACTGGTCTGATGCCGATCGACCAGGATCCGGTCGCGCTGCAGCGCGTGATGCACCATGCCTCCGGGCTGGACACCTGGCGGCTGACCACACTGGCCCATGTTACCGCGGTGTGCGGGTCGGCGCTGCTGGGGCTGAGCCTGATCCATGGCCGGATCGATGGCGAGCAGGCCTTTGTGCTCGCGCACATCGATGAGCACTTCCAGATCAGCCAGTGGGGCGAGGATCATGAGGCCTCCGAGCGTCTGGCCCGGCTGCGCACCGAGCTCCGGACGATGGGTGAAGTCCTGCGTGCATTGGACGCGGCGCCGGACGCTTGA
- a CDS encoding fatty acid desaturase family protein yields the protein MMTTPTKSGTTIPQTERPGGAGRKLSDCVSRDALRELSRTTNWQGALMLGGDLALLTGAFALAIVWTNPLTVLAAILLIAGRQLALSIVLHDCAHKSLFRTPALNEFVGRWIGGAAVDVPLDLYRDYHLNHHRHAGTDQDPDQGLVKAYPVTRDSLRRKFVRDLTGQTAVRDLIMAWRKPDWGQKRPFLVFQLVLVLALAAVGAVWAYALWWAARIFVYPAIMRLRNIGEHGVAANRHDTEPRLNTHTTLASVLERLLVAPNNVNFHLEHHMFAAVPPYNLPRLHRLLSERGYYEGYACVTRGYPAMLGKAVQSR from the coding sequence ATGATGACGACACCGACCAAAAGCGGCACCACCATCCCGCAGACCGAGCGCCCCGGGGGCGCAGGGCGCAAGCTGTCAGATTGTGTCAGCCGCGACGCGTTGCGGGAGCTGTCGCGGACCACGAACTGGCAGGGCGCGCTGATGCTGGGCGGCGATCTCGCGCTACTCACTGGTGCCTTCGCCCTGGCCATCGTGTGGACCAATCCGCTGACCGTGCTGGCCGCCATCCTGCTGATCGCCGGACGCCAGCTCGCCCTCTCCATCGTCCTGCATGACTGCGCCCACAAATCGCTGTTCCGCACCCCTGCTCTCAATGAATTTGTCGGTCGCTGGATTGGTGGCGCGGCGGTTGATGTGCCGCTCGATCTCTACCGTGACTACCACCTCAACCATCACCGTCATGCCGGCACCGACCAGGACCCTGATCAGGGTCTCGTCAAGGCCTATCCGGTGACCCGTGACAGCCTGCGCCGCAAATTCGTGCGCGACCTGACCGGCCAGACCGCGGTCCGAGACCTCATCATGGCCTGGCGCAAGCCGGACTGGGGCCAGAAGCGCCCCTTCCTTGTCTTCCAGCTGGTGCTGGTCCTCGCCCTCGCGGCGGTCGGCGCGGTTTGGGCCTATGCGCTGTGGTGGGCGGCGCGGATCTTCGTCTATCCGGCGATCATGCGGCTGCGGAATATCGGCGAGCACGGCGTCGCGGCGAACCGACATGACACCGAGCCGCGCCTCAACACCCACACCACGCTGGCAAGCGTGCTCGAGCGCCTCCTGGTCGCGCCGAACAATGTGAACTTCCACCTCGAACACCACATGTTCGCGGCCGTCCCGCCCTACAACCTGCCGCGTCTGCACCGCCTGTTGAGCGAGCGCGGCTATTACGAGGGCTATGCCTGCGTCACCCGCGGCTATCCGGCGATGCTGGGCAAGGCCGTCCAGTCTCGCTGA
- a CDS encoding DUF1244 domain-containing protein codes for MTLPENITETERTALDAAAFRRLVAHLDAHKEVQNIELMLLADFCRNCLGDWWREAASERGIEVTRDQARERIYGMPPAEWKARYQGEATPEQIAAFKAKQAAGTDS; via the coding sequence ATGACCCTGCCCGAGAACATCACCGAGACCGAACGGACCGCCCTCGATGCCGCGGCCTTCCGTCGCCTTGTCGCCCATCTTGATGCGCACAAGGAAGTGCAGAATATCGAGCTGATGTTGCTCGCGGACTTTTGCCGCAACTGCCTCGGCGACTGGTGGCGGGAAGCGGCCTCGGAACGCGGCATCGAGGTCACCCGGGACCAGGCCCGCGAACGCATCTACGGCATGCCGCCGGCGGAATGGAAAGCCCGATATCAGGGCGAGGCTACACCCGAACAGATCGCCGCGTTCAAGGCGAAACAGGCCGCCGGGACTGACAGCTGA
- a CDS encoding 2OG-Fe(II) oxygenase family protein, producing the protein MADTAPTQAGKTGPGGLLDFDALRHANLRTDPYSYFVAEGALTSSEAAEVRRDYPAIDKPGYLPLSKLEASGEFQRLMEDLNSAELARVLSDKFGVDFTEKPRMITVRKVSQLSDGPIHNDSKSKILTMLTYLNAEWDGTGAGCIRVLNGPKDFEDFTEEVPPLAGYVFAFLRSDNSWHGHLPFEGERYVVQTTFLTSQEELDRKENRGGLQYFLKKLNPFQ; encoded by the coding sequence ATGGCTGACACCGCTCCGACCCAGGCTGGCAAGACCGGTCCCGGTGGCCTGCTGGACTTTGACGCCTTGCGTCATGCCAATTTGCGCACCGATCCCTACAGCTATTTCGTCGCCGAGGGGGCGCTGACGTCGTCCGAAGCGGCTGAGGTCCGGCGTGATTACCCGGCGATTGACAAGCCCGGCTATCTGCCATTGTCCAAGCTGGAAGCCAGTGGCGAGTTCCAGCGGCTGATGGAAGACCTCAACTCGGCCGAGCTGGCCCGGGTCCTGTCTGACAAGTTTGGCGTCGATTTCACCGAAAAGCCGCGCATGATCACCGTGCGCAAGGTGTCCCAGCTCTCCGATGGTCCGATCCACAATGACTCGAAGTCGAAGATCCTGACCATGCTGACCTATCTCAATGCCGAGTGGGATGGCACCGGGGCGGGCTGTATCCGGGTCCTCAACGGTCCCAAGGATTTCGAGGACTTCACCGAGGAAGTGCCGCCGTTGGCCGGCTATGTCTTTGCCTTTCTGCGGTCGGACAATTCCTGGCATGGCCATCTGCCCTTCGAGGGCGAGCGCTATGTCGTGCAGACGACCTTCCTGACCTCCCAGGAGGAGCTGGACCGCAAGGAAAATCGCGGCGGGCTGCAGTATTTCCTCAAGAAGCTGAACCCTTTCCAGTAG
- a CDS encoding acyl-CoA carboxylase subunit beta, whose protein sequence is MKDVIEQLEAKRSAARMGGGEARIAAQHGKGKLSARERIELLLDDGSFEEWDMFVEHRCVDFGMADKKIPGDGVVTGHGTINGRLVYLFSKDFTVFGGSLSETHAQKIVKIQKAALQNGAPVIGIFDAGGARIQEGVASLGGYADIFLQNTLASGVVPQISMIMGPCAGGDVYSPAITDFIFMVKDTSYMYVTGPDVVKTVTNETVTHEELGGASIHAKKSGVADGAFENDIEALVQLRRLVDFLPLSNRETPPKRPTHDDPDRQEPSLDTLVPSNPNKPYDIKELIEKIADEGDFFEIAPDYAANIVTGFGRLDGQPVGFVANQPMSLAGVLDSDASRKAGRFVRFCDAFNIPIVTFVDVPGFLPGTRQEYGGLIKHGAKLLFAYAEATVPKLTVITRKAYGGAYDVMSSKHLRGDVNYAWPSAEIAVMGAKGAAEIIHRKDADDPDKMAAHAKEYEDRFANPFVAAGRGYIDDVIMPHNTRKRLISALRTLKNKKAENPWKKHDNIPL, encoded by the coding sequence ATGAAAGACGTGATCGAGCAGCTTGAAGCCAAGCGGTCAGCGGCCCGGATGGGCGGCGGTGAGGCGCGCATTGCGGCGCAGCACGGCAAGGGCAAGCTCTCGGCGCGGGAACGCATCGAACTCCTGCTCGACGACGGCTCCTTCGAAGAGTGGGATATGTTCGTCGAGCATCGCTGCGTCGATTTCGGGATGGCCGACAAGAAGATCCCGGGCGATGGCGTGGTCACCGGACACGGTACGATCAATGGCCGGCTGGTCTATCTCTTCTCCAAGGATTTCACGGTGTTCGGCGGCTCGCTGTCGGAGACCCACGCCCAGAAGATCGTCAAGATCCAGAAGGCGGCGCTGCAGAATGGTGCCCCGGTGATCGGCATTTTTGATGCCGGCGGGGCCCGCATCCAGGAAGGCGTCGCCTCGCTCGGGGGTTATGCTGACATCTTCCTGCAGAACACGCTGGCCTCCGGCGTGGTGCCGCAAATCTCTATGATCATGGGGCCGTGCGCCGGCGGCGATGTCTATTCGCCGGCCATCACCGACTTCATCTTCATGGTGAAGGACACCTCCTACATGTATGTGACCGGACCGGACGTGGTGAAGACCGTGACCAACGAGACCGTCACCCATGAAGAGCTCGGCGGCGCCTCCATCCATGCCAAGAAGTCCGGCGTCGCCGATGGCGCCTTCGAGAATGACATCGAGGCGCTGGTCCAGCTGCGCCGTCTGGTCGACTTCCTGCCGCTGTCCAATCGCGAGACCCCGCCCAAGCGCCCGACCCATGACGATCCGGATCGCCAGGAGCCCAGCCTCGACACGCTGGTCCCGTCCAACCCGAACAAGCCTTACGACATCAAGGAGCTGATCGAGAAAATCGCGGACGAGGGTGATTTCTTCGAGATCGCGCCGGACTATGCCGCCAATATCGTCACTGGTTTCGGCCGTCTCGACGGTCAGCCTGTCGGCTTCGTTGCCAACCAGCCGATGTCGCTGGCCGGCGTGCTCGACAGTGATGCCAGCCGCAAGGCCGGCCGCTTCGTGCGCTTCTGCGATGCCTTCAACATCCCGATCGTGACCTTCGTCGACGTGCCCGGCTTCCTGCCCGGCACCCGTCAGGAATATGGCGGGCTGATCAAGCACGGCGCCAAGCTCCTCTTCGCCTATGCCGAAGCCACCGTGCCCAAGCTCACCGTGATCACCCGCAAGGCCTATGGCGGCGCCTATGACGTGATGAGCTCCAAGCATCTGCGCGGCGACGTCAATTATGCCTGGCCGTCAGCCGAGATCGCCGTGATGGGGGCCAAGGGCGCGGCCGAGATCATCCATCGCAAGGATGCCGATGATCCCGACAAGATGGCCGCCCACGCGAAGGAATACGAAGACCGCTTCGCCAACCCCTTCGTCGCCGCCGGCCGCGGCTATATCGACGACGTGATCATGCCCCACAACACCCGCAAACGCCTGATCTCGGCGCTACGAACGCTGAAGAACAAGAAGGCGGAGAACCCGTGGAAGAAGCACGATAATATTCCGCTTTAG
- a CDS encoding GNAT family N-acetyltransferase has translation MSSDAVRTDIVTIDGIGASERQAWQDFRAQNPSLASPYFSLAFTEAVARRRNDTRIAILHRNGTIAGFLPLQMSRTGVARPIGGPLCDHHGLITATPDLDIEAALAGSGFGVFSYHGALADQASFARRAAAAPEMSWVSDLSGGYDSFLEDCARDDAKAMRNIRARQRKLAEMGDEVVFRIDDRRPEAFRAVIETKREQYRRTGALDVFVASWVRELIEDLFDTDTPELAGMLSTIEINGELAAAHFGMRSERVLHYWFPVYWPEFSKLGPGLTLYLEIARYLEARGVDQIHLGSGDYDFKRRLSNAGFGVVSGYLERPSIAHAMVKTGQVIDGYAQALPLGRMSNWPGKAMRRLDKWAAVHAI, from the coding sequence ATGAGCAGTGACGCAGTGCGGACGGATATTGTGACGATCGACGGGATTGGTGCGTCTGAGCGCCAAGCCTGGCAGGACTTTCGTGCGCAGAACCCGTCACTGGCCTCGCCCTATTTCAGCCTGGCCTTCACCGAGGCCGTCGCCCGTCGTCGCAACGATACCCGCATCGCCATCCTGCACCGAAACGGCACAATCGCCGGCTTTCTGCCGCTCCAGATGTCCCGGACCGGCGTGGCCCGCCCGATCGGCGGCCCGCTGTGCGACCATCACGGGCTGATCACCGCAACGCCCGATCTCGACATCGAGGCGGCGCTCGCCGGATCAGGTTTCGGGGTCTTCAGCTATCATGGCGCCCTCGCCGATCAGGCCAGCTTCGCGCGCCGCGCAGCCGCGGCGCCGGAGATGTCCTGGGTCTCCGACCTGTCAGGCGGCTATGACAGCTTTCTTGAGGACTGCGCCCGCGACGATGCCAAGGCGATGCGCAATATCCGCGCCCGCCAGCGCAAGCTGGCCGAGATGGGCGATGAGGTCGTGTTCCGGATCGATGACCGTCGCCCGGAAGCCTTCCGCGCCGTGATCGAAACCAAGCGCGAGCAGTATCGCCGCACCGGCGCGCTTGATGTCTTCGTCGCCAGCTGGGTCCGCGAGCTGATCGAGGACCTGTTCGATACCGACACCCCCGAGCTGGCCGGCATGCTGTCGACCATCGAGATCAATGGCGAGCTCGCGGCGGCCCATTTCGGCATGCGCTCGGAGCGCGTGCTGCACTATTGGTTCCCGGTCTACTGGCCGGAATTTTCCAAGCTCGGACCGGGCCTGACCCTTTATCTGGAAATCGCCCGCTACCTGGAGGCCCGCGGTGTCGACCAGATCCATCTCGGGTCGGGCGATTATGACTTCAAGCGCCGCCTGTCCAATGCCGGGTTCGGCGTCGTCTCAGGCTATTTGGAGCGCCCCTCCATCGCTCACGCCATGGTCAAGACGGGCCAGGTCATCGACGGCTATGCACAGGCGCTCCCGCTCGGACGCATGTCCAACTGGCCCGGAAAGGCCATGCGGCGCCTCGACAAGTGGGCGGCCGTCCACGCGATCTAG
- a CDS encoding potassium channel family protein: MTVALLVSTGMAVWTVLVHMIGLGTLLALARLRTSRIDPHGSIPRQALFILLIVLGLFVVHAIEIWSFALLYLGVGAFSDLETALYFSTSTFTTLGYGDVVIASEWRLVSAMEGFTGFLMIGWSTAFLVSIVGKLRALEADWLDRPRADDRAGDRAGDWAGDKVDGRGDD; the protein is encoded by the coding sequence ATGACCGTAGCCCTGCTTGTTTCGACCGGGATGGCCGTCTGGACCGTGCTGGTTCACATGATCGGTCTCGGCACCCTGCTGGCCTTGGCGCGACTGCGGACCTCGCGCATCGACCCGCACGGATCAATCCCGCGCCAGGCGCTCTTCATCCTGCTGATCGTACTGGGCCTGTTCGTTGTGCACGCGATCGAGATCTGGAGCTTTGCCCTGCTTTATCTTGGCGTCGGCGCCTTTTCGGATCTCGAGACCGCGCTCTATTTCTCGACCTCGACCTTCACCACGCTGGGCTATGGCGATGTGGTGATTGCCAGCGAATGGCGCCTGGTCTCGGCGATGGAGGGCTTCACCGGCTTTCTGATGATTGGCTGGTCGACCGCTTTCCTGGTCTCGATTGTCGGCAAGCTGCGCGCCCTTGAAGCCGACTGGCTGGACCGTCCCCGGGCCGATGACAGGGCTGGCGACAGGGCTGGCGACTGGGCCGGGGACAAAGTCGACGGGCGGGGCGACGACTGA
- a CDS encoding HAD-IA family hydrolase: MTTPLKLAIWDVDGTIVDSRQVIQKAMDRAFKRAGLCGIDYDRTRTIVGLELGEAVARLAPPDYPAEKAVQLATFYKEAFVEQRAEPGFEEPLYDGVRDTIERLVEQGWLMGVATGKARRGLDIVFDHHDMHRYFDTFQTVDGGAGKPHPRMVLDAMRETGTDAFQAVMIGDTKFDMEMGRNAGVHTLGVSWGFHTLDEIAEGGAHSIHHDFAELDAALDDFAVQVDEQAA, encoded by the coding sequence GTGACCACCCCACTCAAACTTGCCATCTGGGATGTCGACGGCACGATCGTCGACAGTCGCCAGGTCATCCAGAAAGCCATGGACCGCGCCTTCAAGCGGGCCGGTCTGTGTGGCATTGATTACGACCGCACCCGGACCATCGTCGGCCTGGAGCTGGGCGAGGCCGTGGCCCGATTGGCACCACCGGACTATCCGGCCGAGAAGGCGGTCCAGCTTGCAACTTTCTACAAGGAAGCCTTCGTCGAACAGCGCGCCGAGCCCGGTTTCGAGGAGCCGCTTTATGATGGCGTCCGGGACACGATCGAGCGTCTGGTGGAACAGGGCTGGCTGATGGGCGTGGCAACCGGCAAGGCTCGCCGCGGGCTCGATATCGTTTTCGACCACCATGACATGCACCGCTATTTTGATACCTTCCAGACCGTCGATGGCGGCGCCGGAAAACCCCATCCCCGCATGGTGCTCGACGCGATGCGTGAGACCGGGACGGATGCCTTCCAGGCGGTGATGATCGGCGATACCAAATTCGACATGGAAATGGGCCGCAATGCCGGCGTCCATACGCTCGGGGTCAGCTGGGGTTTCCATACGCTCGACGAGATCGCCGAGGGCGGGGCGCACAGCATCCATCACGACTTCGCCGAACTCGATGCGGCGCTGGATGACTTCGCTGTCCAGGTTGACGAACAGGCGGCCTAG